In Streptomyces sp. NBC_00483, a single window of DNA contains:
- a CDS encoding SDR family oxidoreductase, whose protein sequence is MSRVSLEGQVAVVTGAARGVGELLARKLSARGAKIALVGLEPDELKQVAGRLHSDADWWHADVTDHVAMAQVAQEVKDRFGKVDIVIANAGVATGGPFAESDPVAWRRVIEVNLIGSAVTARAFLPVLTESRGYLLQIASLAAITPAPMMTAYCASKSGVEAYAHSLRAEVGHKGVRVGVGYLSWTDTDMVRGADQDDVMRELRQQLPWPSNKTYPLGPAVDRLVAGIERRSPHVYAQWWLRGMQGIRGYLPAAIGVIGQQRMRRFEGRLDTVSKGLVGAGGAADEAARGH, encoded by the coding sequence ATGAGCAGGGTCAGTCTCGAAGGTCAGGTCGCGGTCGTCACGGGAGCCGCGCGCGGCGTGGGCGAACTGCTCGCACGCAAGCTGTCGGCACGCGGCGCGAAGATCGCGCTCGTCGGGCTCGAACCGGACGAGCTGAAGCAGGTGGCCGGGCGGCTGCACTCCGACGCCGACTGGTGGCACGCGGATGTCACGGACCACGTGGCGATGGCGCAGGTCGCCCAGGAGGTCAAGGACCGCTTCGGGAAGGTCGACATCGTCATCGCCAACGCGGGCGTCGCGACCGGCGGCCCCTTCGCCGAATCCGACCCGGTGGCATGGCGCCGCGTCATCGAGGTCAACCTCATCGGCTCCGCCGTGACGGCCCGCGCCTTCCTCCCCGTACTGACGGAGTCCCGCGGCTACCTGCTGCAGATCGCCTCCCTCGCCGCGATCACACCCGCCCCGATGATGACCGCCTACTGCGCGTCCAAGTCGGGCGTGGAGGCGTACGCGCACAGCCTGCGCGCCGAGGTCGGCCACAAGGGCGTACGCGTCGGCGTCGGCTACCTGTCGTGGACGGACACCGACATGGTGCGCGGCGCCGACCAGGACGACGTGATGCGCGAGCTGCGCCAGCAGCTGCCGTGGCCGTCGAACAAGACGTACCCGCTGGGCCCGGCGGTCGACCGCCTCGTGGCGGGCATCGAGCGCCGCTCGCCCCACGTGTACGCGCAGTGGTGGCTGCGCGGCATGCAGGGCATACGCGGATACCTGCCCGCGGCGATCGGAGTCATCGGCCAGCAGCGGATGCGGCGCTTCGAGGGCCGCCTCGACACCGTCTCCAAGGGCCTCGTGGGCGCGGGCGGCGCCGCCGACGAGGCCGCACGAGGCCACTGA
- a CDS encoding flavin-containing monooxygenase, whose protein sequence is MPEQEHEHVRVAVIGSGFGGLGAAVRLRREGITDFVVLERADAVGGTWRDNSYPGCACDVPSHLYSFSFAPNPDWPRTFSGQEHIREYLEHVADTFRLRPHIRLNSEVTQLRWDSDQLWWEIDTAKGKLTADVVVSATGPLSDPKTPDIAGIDTFPGKVFHSAQWDHEYDLRGKRVAMIGTGASAIQIVPAIQKEVGHLTLFQRTPPWVMPRADRAISPAERWLHRQLPVTTQARRGLLWGIRELQVQAFTKHPNELGMVEQLAKRNMHRAIKDPGLRAKLTPDYRIGCKRILLSNTYYPALAQPNVDVVASGLSEIRGNTLVASDGSEAEVDAIVFGTGFHVTDMPIADRVIGADGDTLMQSWKNGMKALRGATAAGFPNFMTVIGPNTGLGNSSMILMIEAQLNYLADYMRQLHVLGGRVALNPRETAVNGWNNRVQDRMKRTVWNTGGCNSWYLDENGVNTTVWPGTTTEFRHATRHVDVGEYEVVRAPAEPATPTRTKKKAKVNAA, encoded by the coding sequence ATGCCCGAGCAGGAGCACGAGCACGTACGAGTGGCGGTGATCGGGTCCGGCTTCGGCGGCCTCGGCGCGGCGGTCAGGCTGCGGCGCGAGGGGATCACCGACTTCGTGGTCCTGGAGCGGGCCGACGCGGTCGGCGGGACCTGGCGCGACAACAGCTACCCGGGATGCGCCTGCGACGTGCCGTCCCACCTGTACTCCTTCTCGTTCGCACCCAACCCCGACTGGCCGCGGACGTTCTCCGGGCAGGAGCACATCCGGGAGTACCTGGAGCACGTCGCCGACACCTTCCGGCTTCGGCCGCACATCCGCCTCAACTCCGAGGTGACGCAGCTGCGTTGGGACAGCGACCAGCTGTGGTGGGAGATCGACACGGCGAAGGGGAAGCTCACCGCCGACGTCGTCGTGTCCGCCACCGGACCGCTGTCCGACCCGAAGACGCCGGACATCGCCGGGATCGACACCTTCCCCGGCAAGGTCTTCCACTCCGCGCAGTGGGACCACGAGTACGACCTGCGGGGCAAGCGCGTCGCCATGATCGGGACGGGTGCGTCGGCCATCCAGATCGTGCCGGCCATCCAGAAGGAGGTCGGGCACCTCACCCTCTTCCAGCGCACGCCACCGTGGGTGATGCCGCGCGCCGACCGGGCCATCTCGCCGGCCGAACGCTGGCTGCACCGGCAGCTGCCCGTCACCACTCAGGCGCGCCGCGGACTCCTGTGGGGCATCCGGGAGTTGCAGGTCCAGGCGTTCACCAAGCACCCGAACGAACTGGGCATGGTCGAGCAGCTGGCCAAGCGGAACATGCACCGGGCGATCAAGGACCCGGGGCTGCGCGCCAAGCTCACCCCGGACTACCGCATCGGCTGCAAGCGGATCCTGCTCTCCAACACGTACTACCCGGCGCTCGCCCAGCCCAACGTCGACGTCGTCGCCTCCGGACTGAGCGAGATCCGCGGGAACACCCTCGTCGCATCGGACGGCAGCGAGGCCGAGGTCGACGCGATCGTCTTCGGCACCGGCTTCCACGTCACCGACATGCCGATCGCGGACCGGGTGATCGGCGCCGACGGCGACACGCTCATGCAGTCGTGGAAGAACGGCATGAAGGCGCTGCGCGGCGCCACGGCCGCCGGATTCCCGAACTTCATGACCGTCATCGGCCCGAACACCGGCCTCGGGAACTCCTCGATGATCCTCATGATCGAGGCCCAGCTGAACTACCTGGCCGACTACATGCGCCAACTGCACGTCCTCGGCGGCCGCGTCGCCCTCAACCCGCGCGAGACCGCCGTCAACGGCTGGAACAACCGCGTGCAGGACCGCATGAAGCGCACCGTGTGGAACACCGGCGGCTGCAACAGCTGGTACCTCGACGAGAACGGGGTCAACACGACGGTGTGGCCGGGCACGACCACCGAATTCCGGCACGCCACCCGGCATGTCGACGTAGGCGAGTACGAGGTGGTGCGCGCGCCCGCGGAGCCGGCCACGCCCACGCGTACCAAGAAGAAGGCCAAGGTGAACGCCGCATGA
- a CDS encoding alpha/beta fold hydrolase, producing the protein MSRLMRHVTTGPYAPPVAARELTVTSADGARLHVEVHGPEGAPAVLLSHGWTCSTAFWAAQTRALATDHRVIVYDQRGHGRSPAATQLPYTTDMLADDLEAVLGATLEPGEQAVLAGHSMGGMTMMAAAGRPKFQEHAAAVLLCSTGSSQLVAEATVVPMMRASGLRTRVTRAILGSKAPLGPVTPIGKRVLKYATMGPGSAADKVEACARIVHACPREVRYGWSHVLEHLQLDAGVEQLTMPVAVVAGTDDRLTPVAHARRIAAALPNSAGLTELAGLGHMTPVEAPEAVTTKIRELSQKYQSQSQKGADAA; encoded by the coding sequence ATGAGCCGTCTGATGCGCCATGTGACGACGGGACCGTACGCACCGCCCGTCGCCGCCCGCGAGCTGACCGTCACCTCCGCGGACGGGGCGCGGCTCCACGTCGAGGTGCACGGCCCCGAGGGTGCCCCGGCCGTGCTGCTCTCGCACGGCTGGACCTGCTCCACGGCGTTCTGGGCAGCGCAGACGCGGGCCCTCGCCACCGACCACCGGGTGATCGTGTACGACCAGCGGGGGCACGGCCGCAGCCCGGCAGCCACCCAACTCCCGTACACCACCGACATGTTGGCCGACGACCTGGAGGCCGTGCTCGGCGCGACGCTGGAGCCGGGCGAGCAGGCGGTGCTCGCCGGGCACTCCATGGGCGGCATGACGATGATGGCCGCCGCCGGGCGCCCCAAGTTCCAGGAGCACGCGGCCGCCGTCCTGCTGTGCAGCACCGGAAGCTCGCAGCTCGTGGCCGAGGCGACCGTGGTGCCGATGATGCGCGCGAGCGGCCTCCGCACCCGCGTCACCCGCGCGATCCTCGGCTCCAAGGCACCGCTCGGTCCCGTCACACCGATCGGCAAGCGGGTCCTCAAGTACGCGACGATGGGCCCGGGTTCGGCCGCCGACAAGGTCGAGGCCTGCGCGCGAATCGTGCACGCCTGCCCGCGCGAGGTGCGCTACGGCTGGTCACACGTACTCGAACACCTCCAACTGGACGCCGGGGTCGAGCAGTTGACCATGCCGGTCGCCGTCGTCGCAGGCACCGACGACCGCCTCACCCCGGTCGCACACGCCCGCCGGATCGCCGCCGCGCTCCCCAACTCTGCGGGCCTGACCGAACTGGCGGGCCTCGGCCACATGACACCCGTCGAGGCCCCCGAGGCCGTCACGACGAAGATCCGCGAACTTTCCCAGAAGTACCAGTCGCAGTCGCAGAAGGGGGCCGATGCCGCATGA
- a CDS encoding exodeoxyribonuclease III yields MLTVTSVNVNGLRAAAKKGFVEWLAETSADAVCLQEVRAEPHQLPENVREPEGWHVVHAPAAAKGRAGVSLYTRREPERVRIGFGSAEFADSGRYVEVDLPGVTVASLYLPSGEVGTERQDEKIRFMGEFLPYLKSLRERAAADGREVVVCGDWNIAHQEADLKNWKGNKKNSGFLPEERAWLSSVFEPTDGGYVDVVRSLHPDVEGPYSWWSYRGRAFDNDAGWRIDYQISTPGLAGRAVKGFVERAATHDERWSDHAPVTVVYE; encoded by the coding sequence GTGCTGACTGTGACCTCTGTGAATGTGAACGGGCTCCGGGCCGCCGCCAAGAAGGGCTTCGTGGAGTGGCTCGCCGAGACCTCCGCCGACGCCGTCTGCCTCCAGGAAGTGCGCGCCGAGCCGCACCAGCTGCCGGAGAACGTGCGTGAGCCCGAGGGCTGGCACGTCGTGCACGCGCCGGCCGCCGCCAAGGGGCGGGCCGGTGTCTCCCTCTATACGCGGCGCGAGCCGGAGCGGGTGCGGATCGGGTTCGGCTCGGCCGAGTTCGCGGACAGCGGCCGCTACGTCGAGGTGGACCTGCCGGGCGTCACCGTCGCCAGCCTCTACCTGCCCTCCGGCGAGGTCGGCACGGAGCGCCAGGACGAGAAGATCCGGTTCATGGGGGAGTTCCTGCCCTACCTGAAGTCCCTGCGCGAGCGCGCCGCCGCCGACGGCCGCGAGGTCGTGGTCTGCGGCGACTGGAACATCGCCCACCAGGAGGCCGACCTCAAGAACTGGAAGGGCAACAAGAAGAACTCCGGCTTCCTGCCGGAGGAGCGCGCATGGCTGTCCTCCGTCTTCGAGCCTACGGACGGCGGCTACGTCGACGTGGTCCGCTCACTGCACCCGGACGTCGAGGGGCCGTACTCGTGGTGGTCGTATCGGGGGCGGGCTTTCGACAACGATGCAGGTTGGCGCATCGATTATCAGATTTCGACGCCGGGGCTCGCCGGGCGCGCGGTGAAGGGCTTCGTCGAGCGGGCCGCCACGCACGACGAGCGGTGGTCGGATCACGCACCCGTCACCGTCGTGTACGAGTAG